The Devosia sp. A16 genome includes a window with the following:
- the sbmA gene encoding peptide antibiotic transporter SbmA, whose product MFRSFFPAPKLFFTSAAVWLLIATIAFPFFGDSIRSVASLDRWLIAPMCAPATTADPAATTSSPQADQAAPTTPEVGQSTLPAGVAAPACTPEGTFLTGEQAWLYQYVLMVALLFCIFWFFYQRNEWYWWSVVGSTAILLITYFNVQVDAFVNNWQGTFFDTLQSALSKPGSVPAPQFYAEIATIIAVTVPRILVLVILSFLTSHYVFRWRKAMNSYYMQYWSSIRTTEGAAQRVQEDTMRFAQIVEDLGTSFFDALITLAVFLPILWGLSQHITELPILGSVPGSLVWVALVSAALGTVFLAAIGFKLPGLQFENQKVEAAYRKELVYGEDDPERAAPPTVRELFAGVQRNYFRIYWHYTYFNFARYGYLQLAGYIPLLMLAPSILAGTLTLGLYQQVQQAFGQVASSFQFLARAWGTVIELISVYKRLRVFESHIPRDQEPIKESLTGVAGA is encoded by the coding sequence GTGTTCCGCTCATTCTTCCCCGCGCCCAAGCTGTTTTTCACGTCGGCTGCCGTTTGGTTGCTGATTGCGACGATCGCCTTTCCGTTCTTCGGTGACTCGATACGCTCCGTCGCCAGTCTCGATCGCTGGCTGATAGCGCCGATGTGCGCACCCGCAACCACGGCCGACCCAGCAGCGACCACCAGTTCCCCGCAAGCAGACCAGGCTGCGCCCACCACGCCCGAAGTCGGCCAGAGCACGCTGCCGGCGGGCGTCGCCGCACCGGCTTGTACCCCGGAGGGGACCTTTCTCACAGGCGAGCAGGCGTGGCTTTACCAGTATGTTCTGATGGTGGCCCTGCTCTTCTGCATCTTCTGGTTCTTCTACCAGCGGAACGAGTGGTACTGGTGGTCGGTTGTCGGCTCGACCGCCATCCTGCTCATCACTTACTTCAATGTGCAGGTCGACGCCTTCGTCAACAACTGGCAGGGAACGTTCTTCGACACGCTGCAAAGCGCGCTTTCCAAGCCCGGGTCGGTGCCAGCACCCCAATTCTACGCGGAGATCGCCACCATCATCGCGGTTACGGTCCCACGTATTCTGGTGCTGGTGATCCTCAGCTTCCTGACCAGCCACTATGTCTTCCGCTGGCGCAAGGCCATGAACTCCTACTACATGCAGTACTGGAGCTCGATCCGCACAACGGAGGGCGCCGCGCAACGCGTGCAGGAAGACACGATGCGCTTCGCGCAGATCGTCGAAGACCTCGGGACGAGCTTTTTCGACGCATTGATCACCTTGGCCGTGTTTCTACCCATCCTCTGGGGTCTGTCGCAGCACATCACCGAACTGCCGATACTCGGCAGTGTCCCAGGAAGCCTCGTGTGGGTGGCATTGGTGTCGGCCGCGCTCGGAACCGTGTTCCTCGCGGCTATCGGTTTCAAGCTTCCCGGGCTGCAGTTCGAGAACCAGAAGGTCGAGGCCGCCTATCGCAAGGAGCTGGTTTACGGCGAAGATGATCCGGAGCGCGCTGCCCCGCCGACGGTGCGGGAACTCTTCGCCGGCGTGCAGAGGAACTACTTCCGGATCTATTGGCACTACACCTACTTCAACTTCGCCCGATACGGCTATCTGCAGTTGGCTGGGTATATTCCGCTGCTGATGTTGGCGCCATCCATCCTCGCGGGGACGCTGACCTTGGGCCTGTACCAGCAGGTTCAGCAGGCCTTTGGTCAGGTCGCGTCGTCGTTCCAGTTCCTCGCACGCGCCTGGGGCACGGTCATCGAGCTGATCTCGGTCTACAAGCGGCTGCGGGTCTTCGAGAGCCACATCCCTCGCGACCAGGAACCCATCAAGGAGTCGCTGACAGGCGTCGCCGGCGCCTGA
- a CDS encoding acyl carrier protein — translation MTEREIRQMLVDAMLGASVFGLRDNGWTDEFVAGTRDVAMGDLEMDSLGAMELCIAVEVNTGVEIVPDQLATMPTLGTLVGAIQRDIA, via the coding sequence ATGACCGAACGGGAGATCCGGCAGATGCTGGTCGATGCGATGCTGGGCGCCAGCGTGTTTGGCCTCCGCGACAACGGCTGGACCGATGAGTTCGTCGCCGGTACGCGCGACGTCGCAATGGGGGATCTCGAGATGGACAGCCTGGGGGCCATGGAGCTCTGCATCGCCGTCGAGGTCAATACCGGGGTCGAGATCGTGCCCGACCAGCTCGCCACCATGCCCACGCTCGGAACCCTGGTCGGCGCCATACAGCGGGACATCGCATGA
- a CDS encoding GNAT family N-acetyltransferase — MTMPDFPIETERLTLRSFQKSDLDAVMSYHALPEVQRYLDWKARDRVEVKAALDAMCAQQRLNRPGDVLTLAVVRKADELLIGQVSLRWTDATAGQAELRFILSPAQRGQGYAREAVRAMLDLGFEELGLHRIFARCSGRNQSSAKLLKELGMRLEAHFREHALFQGEWDEELHFAILDREWLRSSKVKELHRHMVA; from the coding sequence ATGACGATGCCCGATTTTCCTATTGAGACGGAGAGACTTACCCTCAGGAGCTTCCAGAAGTCCGACCTGGATGCGGTGATGTCCTATCATGCGTTGCCTGAGGTGCAGCGCTATCTCGATTGGAAGGCGCGCGATCGTGTCGAGGTGAAAGCCGCGCTCGATGCGATGTGCGCGCAGCAACGATTGAACCGTCCGGGCGATGTGCTCACCCTCGCAGTGGTGCGCAAGGCCGACGAGCTGCTGATCGGCCAGGTGTCACTGCGCTGGACCGACGCGACTGCGGGGCAGGCGGAGCTGCGCTTCATTCTCAGCCCAGCGCAGCGTGGGCAGGGCTATGCGCGCGAAGCGGTACGCGCCATGCTGGACCTCGGCTTCGAAGAGCTCGGGCTGCACCGCATCTTCGCGCGGTGCTCGGGGCGCAACCAGTCGTCAGCCAAGCTGCTCAAGGAACTCGGGATGCGGCTGGAGGCGCATTTCCGCGAGCACGCGTTGTTCCAGGGCGAGTGGGATGAGGAGCTGCACTTTGCCATCCTCGATCGCGAGTGGCTGCGCAGCAGCAAGGTGAAGGAGTTGCACCGCCATATGGTGGCCTGA
- a CDS encoding TfoX/Sxy family protein yields the protein MSTASDAMGERLRPLLPAGLVEKKMFGGIGFMLNGNMAIGTTAKGELLVRIDPAKQAEALAQPGAYQMHMGPRPMTGFIAVDATGTPDDTALGRWIAYALGFANTLPPK from the coding sequence ATGAGCACCGCATCCGACGCCATGGGCGAGCGGCTACGTCCGCTGCTGCCCGCCGGCCTCGTCGAAAAGAAGATGTTTGGCGGCATTGGTTTCATGCTCAACGGCAACATGGCCATCGGCACCACCGCCAAGGGCGAACTGCTGGTCCGCATCGACCCGGCAAAGCAGGCCGAAGCACTGGCCCAACCCGGCGCCTACCAGATGCATATGGGCCCTCGGCCAATGACCGGCTTCATCGCGGTCGACGCCACCGGCACGCCGGATGACACGGCGCTGGGCCGCTGGATCGCTTACGCGCTCGGCTTCGCCAATACCCTTCCGCCAAAGTAA
- a CDS encoding GFA family protein, whose product MTASDKPQIELSAGCACGAVTLSVKGRVRSMLLCSCEDCQRATGTGHSTVALVRTGNVAVTGPAASFARPAHSGATLTRWFCPTCGTPLYARSSRAPELLMLPVGLFGSNATWFAPSQLIFARSHHAWDSLPEAIAQHATYRNPEST is encoded by the coding sequence ATGACCGCGAGCGACAAACCCCAGATCGAACTCAGCGCCGGCTGCGCCTGCGGCGCCGTCACGCTGTCGGTCAAGGGCCGCGTCCGTTCGATGTTGCTGTGTTCGTGCGAGGATTGCCAACGGGCTACCGGCACCGGGCATTCGACCGTCGCTCTGGTCCGCACCGGCAATGTTGCCGTCACCGGCCCCGCCGCCAGCTTCGCCCGACCGGCTCACTCGGGGGCAACGCTTACCCGCTGGTTCTGTCCGACCTGCGGTACGCCGCTCTACGCCAGGTCGAGCCGCGCGCCCGAGTTGCTGATGCTGCCGGTCGGTCTGTTCGGTTCGAACGCCACCTGGTTCGCCCCCAGCCAGTTGATCTTTGCCCGCAGCCACCACGCCTGGGACAGCCTGCCCGAGGCGATCGCCCAGCACGCCACCTATCGCAATCCGGAGTCCACCTGA
- the rpsD gene encoding 30S ribosomal protein S4, with the protein MSKRDSVKHKIDRRLGENLWGRPKSPLNNRAYGPGQHGQRRKGKTSDYGLQLRAKQKLKGYYGSITEKAFKKLYTEAARVKGDTGERLIGLLESRLDAIVYRAKFVPTVFAARQFVSHGHVLVNGKRVNIPSYQVKVGDKVEVRERSKQLAIVLEANQLAERDVPEYVEVDHSKQTAVYVRVPALSDVPYPVQMEPNLVVEFYSR; encoded by the coding sequence ATGTCGAAGCGCGATTCAGTCAAACACAAGATCGACCGCCGTCTTGGTGAAAACCTGTGGGGCCGCCCGAAGTCCCCGCTCAACAACCGTGCCTATGGCCCGGGCCAGCACGGCCAGCGCCGCAAGGGCAAGACCTCCGACTACGGTCTGCAGCTGCGCGCCAAGCAGAAGCTGAAGGGCTATTACGGTTCGATCACCGAGAAGGCCTTCAAGAAGCTCTACACCGAAGCCGCCCGCGTGAAGGGTGATACCGGCGAGCGCCTGATCGGGCTGCTCGAGAGCCGTCTCGACGCCATCGTCTACCGCGCCAAGTTCGTGCCGACCGTGTTTGCGGCCCGTCAGTTCGTGTCGCACGGCCATGTGCTGGTCAACGGCAAGCGCGTCAACATCCCTTCCTACCAGGTGAAGGTTGGCGACAAGGTCGAGGTGCGTGAGCGCTCCAAGCAGCTCGCCATCGTGCTCGAGGCCAACCAGCTGGCCGAGCGTGACGTTCCGGAATACGTGGAAGTCGATCACTCCAAGCAGACCGCAGTCTATGTCCGCGTTCCGGCCCTGTCGGATGTGCCGTATCCGGTGCAGATGGAACCGAACCTGGTCGTCGAATTCTATTCGCGCTAA
- a CDS encoding TfoX/Sxy family protein: MKSTSTTMTHLAERIRDILDGDPRITEKTMFGGLTFLLNGHILVGCKKDGRILLSVGKDNNEAALARPRATQMIHGDKAMRGFIWVDAEAIEEDDDLRDWVETAERWVAAMPPK; the protein is encoded by the coding sequence ATGAAGTCCACCTCCACCACCATGACGCACCTCGCCGAGCGGATTCGCGATATCCTCGACGGCGATCCGCGCATCACCGAAAAGACCATGTTCGGCGGCCTCACCTTCCTGCTCAACGGCCACATCCTGGTCGGCTGCAAGAAAGACGGTCGCATCCTGCTCAGCGTCGGCAAGGACAACAACGAGGCTGCCTTGGCCCGCCCCCGCGCAACGCAGATGATCCACGGCGACAAGGCCATGCGCGGTTTCATCTGGGTCGATGCCGAGGCGATCGAAGAGGACGACGACCTGCGCGACTGGGTGGAGACGGCCGAGCGCTGGGTCGCGGCGATGCCGCCGAAGTAG
- a CDS encoding MFS transporter — translation MASGVTMSHAPSEPSKLAFSYRNFRFFWLTTLLVSFAVQIMSVSIAWQIYDVTGEPFLLGLVGLSLFLPALVLILITGLTADRFNRRLIMAICLGVELLCALGFLAFVNVQAHEVWPIFGILVVLGTARAFWSPAAQSLAPNLVPPEALANAITTNMSAWQFASIAGPAVGGLLYGIGPSVAFGTGAVLLVIAMVSVLMISKPQQRESHQATSLETMLAGFRYIFSNKVVLGAISLDMFAVLMGGAVALLPIYAKDILHAGPQELGFLRAAPGIGAIAMALFLTRFPIRDHAGRLLFLFVGLFGAFTVLFGLSTTVWLSVPALALVGASDMVSVTIRETIMQLWTPEEVRGRVNAVNSVFIGASNELGEFRAGTVAHLIGPVPAVVIGGMGSIAIAVIWSRVFPGLRNQRTLDRKMV, via the coding sequence ATGGCATCAGGCGTCACCATGTCGCACGCCCCCTCCGAGCCTTCCAAGCTCGCTTTCAGCTACCGCAATTTCCGCTTCTTCTGGCTCACGACGTTGCTGGTCAGCTTCGCCGTACAGATCATGTCGGTGTCGATCGCCTGGCAGATCTACGACGTGACGGGCGAGCCATTCCTGCTCGGGCTGGTGGGGCTGTCGCTGTTCCTGCCGGCGCTGGTGCTGATCCTCATCACCGGGCTCACCGCCGACCGCTTCAACCGGCGACTGATCATGGCGATCTGCCTCGGCGTGGAACTGCTGTGCGCGCTGGGGTTCCTCGCCTTCGTCAACGTTCAGGCCCACGAGGTGTGGCCGATCTTCGGCATCCTGGTCGTGCTGGGCACGGCACGGGCGTTCTGGAGCCCGGCCGCGCAGTCGCTGGCGCCCAACCTGGTGCCGCCGGAGGCGCTGGCCAACGCGATCACCACCAACATGTCGGCCTGGCAGTTCGCCTCGATCGCCGGGCCGGCGGTGGGAGGACTGCTGTACGGCATCGGACCGTCGGTGGCGTTCGGCACCGGCGCGGTGCTGCTGGTGATCGCCATGGTTTCGGTGCTGATGATCTCCAAACCGCAGCAGCGCGAGTCGCATCAGGCGACCAGCCTCGAGACCATGCTGGCGGGCTTCCGCTACATCTTCTCCAACAAGGTGGTGCTGGGGGCGATCTCGCTGGACATGTTCGCGGTGCTGATGGGCGGGGCGGTGGCGCTGCTGCCGATCTACGCCAAGGACATCCTGCATGCCGGGCCTCAGGAACTCGGTTTTCTGCGCGCCGCGCCGGGTATCGGCGCCATCGCCATGGCGCTGTTCCTGACGCGCTTTCCGATCCGCGACCATGCCGGCCGGCTGCTGTTCCTGTTCGTGGGGTTGTTCGGCGCTTTCACCGTGCTGTTCGGGCTTTCGACGACGGTCTGGCTGTCCGTCCCGGCGCTGGCGCTGGTAGGAGCTTCGGACATGGTGAGCGTGACCATTCGCGAGACCATCATGCAGTTGTGGACGCCAGAAGAGGTGCGCGGCCGGGTGAATGCGGTGAACTCGGTGTTCATCGGCGCGTCGAACGAGCTCGGCGAATTCCGGGCCGGTACGGTGGCGCACCTGATCGGACCGGTTCCGGCCGTGGTCATCGGCGGCATGGGCTCGATCGCCATCGCAGTGATCTGGAGCCGGGTGTTCCCGGGGCTGCGCAACCAGCGCACGCTCGACCGCAAGATGGTCTGA
- a CDS encoding RNA methyltransferase: protein MAGTDKSQEFTFRPSPAVILCEPQLGENIGTAARAMANFGLWDLRIVNPRDPWPNERAIAAASRADHVIDKVRVFATLEEAIADLQLVFATTARRRDMQKPVYGPEEGAQRMISHIAAGQKAGLLFGREKWGLYNEEVALADAIVTFPVEAAFASLNIAQAVLLMAYEWRQQADKGEVLPFTGGLDPTAPREELIGLFLHLEQTLDRTGFFKTDDKRPTMVDNLRAAFTRAQLSTQEIRTLRGVISSIDRAHLRQGRKAREAEAARAAKPED from the coding sequence ATGGCCGGAACCGACAAATCGCAGGAGTTCACCTTCCGGCCGAGCCCGGCGGTCATCCTGTGCGAGCCGCAACTGGGCGAGAATATCGGTACAGCGGCTCGCGCCATGGCCAATTTCGGGCTGTGGGACCTCAGGATCGTCAACCCGCGCGACCCCTGGCCGAACGAGAGAGCCATAGCGGCGGCTTCGCGGGCCGACCACGTCATCGACAAGGTGCGGGTGTTCGCGACGCTCGAGGAGGCGATTGCCGACCTGCAGCTGGTGTTCGCCACCACCGCTCGCCGGCGCGACATGCAGAAGCCGGTCTATGGCCCCGAAGAGGGGGCGCAGCGGATGATCTCGCACATTGCAGCAGGGCAAAAGGCCGGGCTGCTGTTCGGACGGGAGAAATGGGGTCTCTATAACGAGGAGGTCGCGCTGGCCGATGCCATCGTGACGTTCCCGGTCGAGGCCGCATTCGCCTCGCTCAACATCGCGCAGGCGGTGCTCCTGATGGCTTACGAGTGGCGGCAGCAGGCGGACAAGGGCGAGGTCTTGCCGTTCACCGGCGGGCTCGACCCGACGGCGCCGCGCGAAGAGCTGATCGGGCTCTTTCTTCATCTCGAGCAGACGCTGGATCGGACCGGCTTCTTCAAGACCGACGACAAGCGGCCGACCATGGTGGACAATCTGCGCGCGGCCTTTACCCGCGCGCAGCTGTCGACCCAGGAAATCCGCACCCTGCGCGGGGTGATCTCGTCGATCGACCGGGCGCACCTGCGGCAGGGCAGGAAGGCACGGGAGGCCGAGGCGGCAAGAGCGGCGAAGCCCGAGGACTGA
- a CDS encoding class I adenylate-forming enzyme family protein, whose amino-acid sequence MSVLDELARRGNTTAVVSEAGQFDYAELLGRVERYLARLAQQGVGAGAIVGVEIADEVEHLIASLALIAAGAHHITLATHDPPAVRSELAGRVGVTHVVGQGAEVTRRNAVFAAEGEGEGGVYLKTSGTTGGMNIIAFTAAQLAAQALRHPEYSTERLLRLASIEHNNSKRHRLYCMLMGGTNVFRPPGDFDEAAFCARHRVTCLDISRMHASNLAAQDRPGRFEGTKLRTGGSAIPIDVRRAVEQRVTPLLYVRYASTESGAIAMAGPGEHDEAESVGRPLPGVDLQIVGPDDQPLPRGETGRIRLRAPGVATGYLDGGEQTAERFRDGWFWPGDVGMLRADGSLIVQGRQDDMMVLNGLNIFPAEIERVLERHPDVSVAAALPLASRIHGQIPVAAVELKAKATTSAAQLQAYAREHLALRAPRRILVVEQLPRNSQGKIMRRAIAVLFEQRWQQ is encoded by the coding sequence TTGAGTGTTCTCGACGAACTCGCGAGGCGGGGGAACACCACTGCTGTTGTCAGTGAAGCCGGGCAGTTCGACTATGCCGAACTGCTGGGTCGCGTGGAACGCTACCTCGCGCGCCTCGCGCAGCAGGGTGTCGGCGCGGGAGCCATCGTCGGCGTCGAGATTGCCGACGAGGTCGAGCATCTCATCGCCTCGCTAGCGCTGATTGCTGCCGGCGCCCACCACATTACCCTCGCGACGCACGATCCGCCCGCCGTCCGAAGCGAGCTGGCAGGGCGGGTCGGGGTGACGCACGTGGTCGGCCAGGGGGCGGAGGTGACGCGGCGGAACGCGGTGTTCGCGGCGGAGGGGGAAGGCGAGGGCGGCGTCTACCTCAAGACCTCCGGCACGACCGGGGGCATGAACATCATCGCCTTCACCGCAGCGCAGCTCGCCGCCCAGGCGCTGCGACACCCCGAGTACAGCACCGAGCGATTGTTGCGGCTGGCGTCGATCGAACACAACAACTCCAAGCGCCACCGGCTCTATTGCATGCTGATGGGGGGAACCAACGTGTTTCGGCCACCCGGCGACTTCGACGAAGCGGCCTTCTGTGCCCGGCATCGGGTGACCTGTCTCGATATTTCGCGCATGCATGCCTCGAACCTCGCAGCGCAGGATCGGCCGGGGCGTTTCGAAGGGACCAAGCTGCGTACCGGAGGGTCGGCAATCCCCATCGACGTGCGCCGCGCCGTCGAACAGCGCGTGACCCCGCTGCTCTATGTCCGCTACGCTTCCACCGAGAGTGGGGCGATCGCGATGGCGGGGCCCGGAGAGCACGACGAGGCAGAGTCGGTGGGCCGGCCGCTGCCGGGGGTGGACCTGCAGATCGTCGGCCCGGATGACCAACCGCTGCCGCGTGGCGAGACCGGTCGTATCCGGCTGCGGGCGCCCGGCGTCGCGACCGGATATCTCGATGGAGGAGAGCAGACCGCCGAGCGGTTTCGCGACGGGTGGTTCTGGCCTGGCGATGTCGGCATGCTGCGGGCGGATGGCAGCCTGATCGTGCAGGGGCGGCAGGACGACATGATGGTCCTCAATGGCCTCAACATTTTTCCGGCCGAGATCGAGCGTGTGCTGGAGCGGCATCCCGACGTGAGCGTCGCGGCGGCATTGCCACTGGCGTCGCGCATTCACGGGCAGATCCCGGTGGCCGCGGTCGAGCTCAAGGCAAAGGCGACGACGAGCGCGGCGCAGTTGCAGGCCTATGCGCGGGAGCATCTGGCGCTGAGGGCGCCGCGGCGGATCCTGGTGGTCGAGCAACTGCCGCGCAACAGTCAGGGGAAGATCATGCGGCGTGCGATCGCAGTGCTGTTCGAACAGCGGTGGCAGCAATGA
- a CDS encoding GGDEF domain-containing protein produces MNFTPAAGDGDGRSRLFAVSPRDILVVAVLVFLAALAGSISRPSGFLAAFWPANAILAGILVRAMRLRTVPVLLGATAGYLAAGLVMGDSFRIGALLTLGNLVGVLAFTLLFGALEPEDRALSRPQGVISLVLMACAASAAAGVVGGLALSELTGVSYFEGWSGWFAAELVNYLALLPVILTLPSPARGWSLPALGRVAWQAVLPPIVATVLMIVVALLVPHPVSIVFPVPTLIWCALSLPLPATAVLVMIYSGTAMIGMKLGLFDPGLGTEVTGDSITVVHLGVALVAFGPMVIASVNAERRRRIEQLERLARHDSLTDALTRSAFMEAGAGLLARLLEERAAVAVLVLDADHFKQINDRHGHPSGDRVLVGVAAAIRSAIRQGDLFGRIGGEEFALVLPRITRREAQAVAERMRRAVANLAVVLENGSLQRITISIGVAYDPASGAGLTEMVSLADSAMYEAKRAGRDQVVVCDSEASGRPSMH; encoded by the coding sequence ATGAACTTCACTCCCGCGGCCGGAGACGGCGATGGCCGCAGCCGTCTGTTTGCCGTTTCTCCACGCGATATTCTTGTCGTCGCCGTCCTGGTCTTTCTGGCAGCCCTGGCCGGGAGCATTTCGCGACCAAGCGGATTTCTGGCAGCGTTCTGGCCGGCCAATGCAATCCTCGCCGGAATCCTGGTTCGGGCTATGCGGCTACGCACCGTGCCGGTGCTGCTTGGCGCCACCGCCGGCTATCTCGCGGCGGGGCTGGTGATGGGCGACAGCTTTCGGATCGGCGCGTTGTTGACGCTGGGCAACCTGGTTGGCGTGCTGGCGTTTACGCTGCTGTTCGGCGCACTGGAACCGGAAGACCGGGCGCTCTCCCGGCCCCAAGGCGTGATCTCGCTCGTGCTGATGGCCTGCGCGGCGTCGGCAGCCGCGGGCGTGGTCGGCGGCCTGGCGTTGAGCGAACTCACCGGGGTGAGCTATTTCGAGGGCTGGTCGGGCTGGTTTGCCGCAGAGCTGGTGAACTATCTGGCGCTGTTGCCGGTCATCCTGACGCTGCCGTCGCCCGCCAGGGGGTGGTCGCTGCCCGCTCTCGGTCGCGTCGCGTGGCAAGCGGTGCTGCCACCCATCGTCGCGACGGTGCTGATGATCGTAGTGGCGCTGCTGGTGCCACATCCGGTCTCGATCGTGTTTCCGGTTCCGACGCTGATCTGGTGCGCGCTGAGCCTGCCCCTGCCGGCGACGGCGGTACTGGTCATGATCTACTCGGGCACCGCGATGATCGGGATGAAACTGGGGCTGTTCGATCCGGGGCTGGGCACCGAGGTCACCGGCGATTCGATCACCGTGGTCCATCTGGGAGTGGCCCTGGTGGCGTTTGGGCCGATGGTGATTGCGAGCGTCAACGCCGAACGCCGGCGACGCATCGAACAACTGGAGCGCCTGGCGCGGCACGATTCGCTCACCGACGCGCTGACGCGCAGCGCTTTCATGGAGGCAGGAGCCGGATTGCTTGCCCGGCTGCTCGAGGAGCGGGCGGCAGTCGCGGTGCTGGTACTCGATGCCGACCACTTCAAACAGATCAATGATCGGCATGGTCATCCCTCGGGCGACCGGGTGCTTGTGGGGGTGGCAGCGGCGATCCGCAGCGCCATCCGACAGGGCGACCTGTTCGGCCGGATCGGCGGCGAAGAGTTCGCCCTGGTCCTGCCGCGGATCACGCGGCGCGAAGCGCAGGCGGTCGCCGAGCGGATGCGCAGGGCCGTCGCCAACCTCGCCGTGGTGCTGGAGAACGGCAGCCTGCAGCGCATCACCATCAGCATCGGGGTGGCATACGATCCAGCGAGCGGCGCGGGACTCACCGAAATGGTTTCGCTTGCCGACAGCGCGATGTATGAGGCCAAGCGGGCAGGGCGCGACCAGGTGGTGGTTTGCGACTCCGAGGCATCGGGGCGCCCGTCAATGCACTAG
- a CDS encoding GNAT family N-acetyltransferase: protein MLYAPHYPIETERLRLRPFSRGDVDAVFAYRQREDVAQYLFDGPMSHESVTEVVQHRIGQYGFDTESAKVFLAVELRHTQQVIGEVSLILRDAAARQAEIGYIFHPEFHGQGFATEAARMLLQMGFEGAGMHRIYARCDARNASSWKVMERLGMRREAHFREHALFKGGWDEEFVYALLEQEWRADAGS, encoded by the coding sequence ATGCTCTATGCGCCCCACTATCCGATCGAAACCGAACGGCTGCGACTGCGGCCGTTCAGCCGCGGCGATGTCGATGCGGTGTTCGCCTACCGGCAGCGCGAGGATGTGGCGCAGTACCTGTTCGATGGTCCGATGAGCCACGAGAGCGTCACCGAGGTGGTGCAGCACCGGATCGGGCAGTACGGGTTCGATACCGAGAGCGCCAAAGTGTTTCTCGCAGTGGAGCTTAGGCATACGCAGCAGGTGATCGGCGAAGTGTCGCTGATCCTTCGGGACGCGGCGGCTCGCCAGGCGGAGATCGGCTACATCTTCCACCCCGAGTTTCACGGGCAGGGTTTTGCCACGGAAGCGGCCCGTATGCTGTTGCAGATGGGCTTCGAAGGGGCCGGGATGCACCGGATCTATGCACGGTGCGACGCGCGCAATGCCAGCTCCTGGAAGGTGATGGAGCGGCTGGGCATGCGTCGGGAGGCACATTTCCGCGAGCATGCGCTGTTCAAGGGCGGCTGGGACGAGGAGTTCGTCTATGCCCTGCTCGAGCAAGAGTGGCGCGCCGACGCCGGAAGCTAA